A portion of the Micromonospora vinacea genome contains these proteins:
- the pdxT gene encoding pyridoxal 5'-phosphate synthase glutaminase subunit PdxT: MTAPVIGVLALQGDVREHVAALAAAGADARPVRRPAELDAVDGLVIPGGESTTMSKLADIFEMREPIDKRIADGMPVYGSCAGMIMLATEVLDGRPDQRGFSGIDMTVRRNAFGRQVDSFEAPVTVAGVPGEPFHAVFIRAPWVERVGAGVQVIGVVAGGPAADRIVAVRQGNLLATSFHPELTGDLRVHAYFVDLVRTAS, from the coding sequence ATGACGGCACCCGTGATCGGTGTGCTCGCGCTCCAGGGCGACGTCCGCGAGCACGTGGCGGCGCTGGCCGCGGCGGGCGCGGACGCCCGCCCGGTCCGCCGTCCGGCGGAGCTGGACGCTGTCGACGGCCTGGTCATCCCCGGCGGCGAGTCCACCACAATGAGCAAGCTCGCCGACATCTTCGAGATGCGCGAGCCGATCGACAAGCGGATCGCCGACGGCATGCCGGTGTACGGCTCCTGCGCCGGCATGATCATGTTGGCGACCGAGGTGCTCGACGGTCGACCCGATCAGCGGGGTTTCTCCGGCATCGACATGACCGTCCGGCGCAACGCGTTCGGCCGGCAGGTCGACTCGTTCGAGGCGCCGGTGACCGTCGCCGGGGTGCCGGGCGAGCCGTTCCACGCGGTGTTCATCCGCGCACCGTGGGTCGAGCGGGTCGGTGCCGGCGTACAGGTCATCGGGGTCGTGGCCGGCGGCCCGGCCGCCGACCGGATCGTGGCGGTCCGACAGGGCAACCTGCTGGCCACCTCGTTCCACCCGGAGCTCACCGGTGACCTGCGGGTGCACGCGTACTTCGTGGACCTGGTCCGCACCGCCTCCTGA
- a CDS encoding YebC/PmpR family DNA-binding transcriptional regulator, which produces MSGHSKWATTKHKKAVIDAKRGKMFAKLIKNVEVAARTGGGDPSGNPTLFDAIQKAKKSSVPNDNIDRAVKRGSGLEAGGADWQTIMYEGYGPNGVAMLIECLTDNRNRAATEVRTALTRNGGSLADAGSVSYMFSRKGVVIVPKEGTSEDDVMLAVLDAGAEEVNDIGEAYEVVSEPTDLVPVRTALQDAGIEYESAESSLIPSVNVPLDEEGARKIFKLIDVLEDCDDVQNVYANFDISDDVMAAVDA; this is translated from the coding sequence ATGTCCGGCCACTCAAAGTGGGCGACGACCAAGCACAAGAAGGCCGTCATCGACGCCAAGCGCGGCAAGATGTTCGCCAAGCTGATCAAGAACGTCGAGGTGGCCGCACGGACCGGCGGCGGTGACCCCTCCGGTAACCCGACGCTCTTCGACGCCATTCAGAAGGCGAAGAAGAGCTCGGTGCCGAATGACAACATCGATCGCGCCGTCAAGCGCGGCTCCGGCCTGGAGGCCGGCGGCGCCGACTGGCAGACGATCATGTATGAGGGGTACGGCCCGAACGGCGTGGCCATGCTGATCGAGTGCCTCACCGACAACCGCAACCGCGCGGCGACCGAGGTACGGACCGCGTTGACCCGCAACGGCGGCTCCCTCGCCGACGCCGGCTCGGTGTCGTACATGTTCTCCCGCAAGGGCGTGGTGATCGTCCCTAAGGAGGGCACCAGCGAGGACGACGTGATGCTGGCCGTCCTCGACGCCGGTGCCGAAGAGGTCAACGACATCGGCGAGGCGTACGAGGTGGTCTCCGAGCCGACCGACCTGGTCCCGGTGCGGACGGCGTTGCAGGATGCCGGCATCGAGTACGAGTCGGCCGAGTCCTCGCTGATCCCCAGCGTCAACGTGCCGTTGGACGAAGAGGGCGCCCGCAAGATCTTCAAGCTGATCGACGTCCTGGAGGACTGCGACGACGTCCAGAACGTCTACGCCAACTTCGACATCAGCGACGACGTGATGGCGGCGGTCGACGCCTGA
- a CDS encoding DUF402 domain-containing protein, protein MAERFASGDTVVRREVLRGEVWFGCPTICVEDSPDLLALYLPPGAQFGFPETGVFPCGRHPWETAGHRSWSGHGKLMLQRPGEAHSIDVFWTGPGRDFAGWYFNLQDPVRRTPIGVDTLDHELDLWWAADADRYVWKDVEMFAQRLVEGRYPGMGDAIQAEGDRIADLLDGGERWWDRAWASWQPDPAWTAPPLPAGWDRVPPAR, encoded by the coding sequence ATGGCGGAACGGTTCGCGTCTGGCGACACAGTGGTACGCCGTGAGGTGCTGCGAGGCGAGGTCTGGTTCGGCTGCCCGACGATCTGCGTCGAGGATTCGCCCGACCTGCTCGCCCTCTACCTTCCACCGGGCGCCCAGTTCGGCTTCCCGGAGACCGGCGTCTTCCCGTGCGGGCGGCACCCGTGGGAGACCGCCGGGCACCGCTCCTGGTCCGGGCACGGCAAGCTGATGCTGCAACGCCCCGGTGAGGCACACTCGATCGACGTGTTCTGGACCGGGCCGGGGCGCGACTTCGCCGGCTGGTACTTCAACCTCCAGGACCCGGTGCGGCGTACGCCGATCGGGGTGGACACCCTGGACCACGAGCTGGACCTGTGGTGGGCCGCGGACGCCGACCGGTACGTCTGGAAAGACGTGGAGATGTTCGCCCAGCGCCTCGTCGAGGGGCGCTACCCGGGCATGGGGGACGCCATCCAGGCCGAGGGCGACCGGATCGCCGACCTGCTCGACGGCGGTGAGCGCTGGTGGGACCGGGCGTGGGCCTCCTGGCAGCCCGACCCCGCCTGGACGGCGCCTCCGCTGCCCGCCGGTTGGGACCGGGTGCCACCCGCCCGCTGA